One stretch of Bosea vaviloviae DNA includes these proteins:
- a CDS encoding gamma-glutamyltransferase family protein: MIETPVFGASAAAAPHHLASEAGRAVLAEGGNAIEAMVAMAATIAVVYPHMNAIGGDGFWLVHEPGGKGRVHAIEACGPAGALATIERYREMGHDTIPARGPDAAVTVAGAIGGWQTALELSRSLGGRMPLKDLLTNAIAHCDTGYAISDSELRTWPQQVEAAKLAPGFSDFFWPGGEQPKAGARRRPEALGATFKHLADAGLDDFYRGDIGREIGADLAAMGAPVTRQDMAAFKARLVQPLAIQLPGLAVYNVPPPTQGLASLLILGIFEKLGIERAEGFDHHHGLVEATKRAFAIRDRYVTDPAHLQIDPASLLSDAVFAREAAAIDRKRAASWPFKSGDGDTVWMGAIDASGMAVSYIQSIYWEYGSGCILPRTGVNWQNRGVSFSLDKRALNPLAPGRKPFHTLNPAFARFADGRIVSYGAMGGDGQPQFQAQILTRYRFGQNPAAAVDAPRWLFGRSWGAGSLSLKLESRFDPMLLARLAAAGHPVEEYSEAYSDQFGHAGMLVKHPKGHVEATHDPRSDGDARGL, translated from the coding sequence ATGATCGAGACACCCGTCTTTGGTGCCAGCGCCGCCGCCGCGCCCCACCATCTCGCCTCCGAGGCCGGGCGCGCCGTGCTGGCTGAGGGCGGCAACGCGATCGAGGCGATGGTCGCCATGGCCGCGACGATCGCGGTGGTCTACCCGCATATGAACGCGATCGGCGGTGACGGCTTCTGGCTGGTGCATGAGCCCGGCGGCAAGGGCCGGGTTCATGCGATCGAGGCCTGCGGCCCGGCCGGCGCGCTGGCGACGATCGAGCGCTATCGCGAGATGGGCCATGACACGATCCCCGCACGCGGACCCGACGCCGCCGTGACGGTCGCCGGCGCGATCGGCGGCTGGCAGACGGCTCTGGAGCTCTCCAGGAGCCTGGGCGGCAGGATGCCGCTGAAGGACCTGCTCACCAATGCGATCGCCCATTGCGATACGGGCTATGCGATCTCGGACTCGGAGCTCCGCACCTGGCCCCAGCAGGTCGAGGCGGCCAAGCTCGCGCCCGGCTTCAGCGACTTCTTCTGGCCCGGCGGCGAGCAGCCCAAGGCGGGCGCGCGCCGCAGACCTGAGGCGCTCGGCGCCACCTTCAAGCATCTCGCCGATGCCGGCCTCGACGATTTCTACCGCGGCGACATCGGCCGCGAGATCGGCGCCGACCTCGCGGCGATGGGCGCGCCTGTGACGCGCCAGGACATGGCGGCCTTCAAGGCGCGCCTCGTTCAGCCGCTCGCCATCCAATTGCCGGGTCTGGCCGTCTACAATGTCCCACCGCCGACGCAGGGGCTCGCCTCGCTCCTGATCCTCGGCATCTTCGAGAAGCTCGGTATCGAACGGGCCGAAGGCTTCGACCATCATCACGGCCTGGTCGAGGCGACCAAGCGTGCCTTCGCCATCCGCGACCGCTATGTCACCGATCCGGCGCATCTGCAGATCGATCCCGCGAGCCTCCTCAGCGACGCCGTCTTCGCCCGCGAGGCCGCCGCGATCGACCGCAAGCGCGCGGCAAGCTGGCCGTTCAAGAGCGGCGATGGCGACACCGTCTGGATGGGCGCGATCGACGCGTCGGGCATGGCGGTGTCCTATATCCAGTCGATCTATTGGGAGTACGGCTCGGGCTGCATCCTGCCCAGGACCGGCGTGAACTGGCAGAACCGCGGCGTCTCCTTCTCGCTCGACAAGCGCGCGCTGAACCCGCTCGCGCCGGGCCGCAAGCCTTTCCATACGCTCAACCCCGCCTTCGCGCGCTTTGCCGACGGGCGTATCGTCTCCTATGGCGCGATGGGCGGCGACGGCCAGCCGCAATTCCAGGCGCAGATCCTGACGCGCTACCGCTTCGGTCAGAACCCGGCCGCCGCCGTCGATGCGCCGCGCTGGCTCTTCGGCCGCAGCTGGGGGGCGGGCTCGCTCTCGCTGAAGCTGGAGAGCCGCTTCGACCCGATGCTGCTCGCCAGGCTGGCCGCCGCCGGCCACCCGGTCGAGGAGTACAGCGAAGCCTATTCTGATCAGTTCGGCCATGCCGGCATGCTGGTGAAGCATCCCAAGGGCCATGTCGAAGCCACCCACGATCCACGTTCAGACGGCGACGCAAGAGGACTTTGA
- a CDS encoding amidase translates to MPTEDPFRCFVPYPDAPVKNAAFGPLAGLTLAVKDLFDVKGYPTGAGSPTVLAQSGIKTRTAPIVKTLLDAGARFVGKTHTDELAFSLNGKNAHFGAPINPSAPDRITGGSSSGSMAAVAGRLADIALGSDTGGSVRAPASYGGLFGIRPSHGRLSLKHVWPLAESLDTPGWFARDGETFARVAEVVFGRDRITLPEMPRMLLADDMFSQAVPDAENILRNVVQRIVPALGQPESIKVARDLDGLYWAFRWVQGREAWIADGPMIERFAPPLGPGVAERFAFSKSVTDAEYAKAETVRKSFRAKLARWLGRDGVLILPTVPDIAPLVSAQEPELDDFRNRALRLLCLAGLSGFPQVTIPVAQREGAPLGLSLIGPKGSDKSLIAFAVKFERAARIRIA, encoded by the coding sequence ATGCCTACCGAAGACCCTTTCCGCTGCTTCGTTCCCTATCCGGATGCGCCGGTGAAGAACGCCGCCTTCGGCCCGCTCGCCGGGCTGACGTTGGCGGTGAAAGACCTGTTCGACGTCAAGGGCTATCCGACGGGGGCGGGCTCTCCGACCGTGCTGGCCCAGTCCGGCATCAAGACCAGGACCGCGCCGATCGTGAAGACGCTGCTCGATGCCGGCGCACGCTTCGTCGGCAAGACCCATACCGACGAGCTCGCTTTCTCGCTCAACGGCAAAAACGCCCATTTCGGTGCGCCGATCAATCCGTCCGCGCCTGACCGCATCACCGGCGGCTCATCCTCGGGCTCGATGGCGGCCGTCGCCGGCCGCCTCGCCGATATCGCTCTTGGTTCCGACACCGGTGGCTCGGTGCGTGCGCCGGCAAGCTATGGCGGCCTCTTCGGCATCCGTCCGAGCCATGGCCGGCTCTCGCTCAAGCATGTCTGGCCGCTGGCGGAGAGCCTGGACACGCCGGGCTGGTTCGCCCGTGACGGCGAAACCTTCGCCCGCGTCGCCGAGGTCGTCTTCGGCCGGGATCGCATCACCCTGCCCGAAATGCCGCGCATGCTGCTGGCGGACGACATGTTCTCCCAGGCTGTGCCGGACGCCGAGAACATCCTGCGCAATGTCGTCCAGCGCATCGTGCCCGCGCTCGGCCAGCCCGAAAGCATCAAGGTCGCGCGCGATCTCGACGGGCTCTACTGGGCCTTCCGCTGGGTGCAGGGCCGCGAGGCCTGGATCGCCGATGGGCCGATGATCGAGCGCTTCGCGCCGCCGCTCGGACCTGGCGTCGCCGAGCGCTTCGCCTTCTCGAAATCCGTCACGGACGCCGAATACGCCAAGGCCGAGACAGTCCGGAAGAGCTTCCGCGCCAAGCTCGCGCGCTGGCTTGGGCGGGATGGCGTGCTGATCCTGCCAACCGTGCCCGACATCGCCCCGCTCGTCAGTGCGCAGGAGCCCGAGCTCGACGATTTCCGCAACCGGGCGCTGCGCCTGCTCTGCCTCGCCGGGCTGTCGGGCTTTCCGCAGGTAACGATACCGGTGGCGCAGCGCGAGGGCGCACCGCTCGGCCTGTCCCTGATCGGGCCGAAGGGCTCGGACAAATCCCTTATCGCCTTTGCCGTGAAATTCGAGCGGGCGGCGCGGATCCGGATCGCATGA
- the nthA gene encoding nitrile hydratase subunit alpha, producing the protein MSGHHHHHDHYHDHDNHFTPIEARVKALESLMIAKGYVDPAALDAIIDTYETKIGPRNGARVVARAWSDPAFAARLKADGSAAVAELGYGGRGGEHIVAVFNTPEEHNLIVCTLCSCYPWPVLGLPPVWYKSPPYRSKAVIDPRGVLADFGVTLPQGQSIRVWDSTAETRFIVIPMRPAGTEGWSEEKLASIVSRDSMIGTRLAVVEAQS; encoded by the coding sequence ATGAGCGGTCATCATCACCACCACGACCATTATCATGATCACGACAACCACTTCACCCCGATCGAAGCCCGGGTGAAGGCGCTGGAATCGCTGATGATCGCCAAGGGCTATGTCGACCCGGCCGCGCTCGACGCAATCATCGACACCTACGAGACCAAAATCGGCCCGCGCAACGGCGCCCGCGTCGTCGCCAGGGCCTGGAGCGACCCGGCCTTCGCCGCAAGGCTGAAGGCGGACGGCTCGGCGGCGGTCGCCGAGCTCGGCTATGGCGGGCGCGGCGGCGAGCACATCGTCGCGGTGTTCAACACCCCCGAAGAACACAACCTGATCGTCTGCACGCTGTGCTCCTGCTATCCATGGCCGGTGCTCGGCCTGCCGCCGGTCTGGTACAAATCCCCGCCCTATCGCTCCAAGGCGGTGATCGATCCGCGCGGCGTGCTGGCCGATTTCGGCGTCACGCTTCCGCAAGGCCAGAGCATCCGCGTCTGGGATTCGACCGCCGAGACGCGTTTCATCGTCATCCCGATGCGCCCAGCCGGCACCGAGGGCTGGTCGGAAGAGAAACTGGCTTCGATCGTCAGCCGCGATTCGATGATCGGCACGAGGCTGGCCGTCGTGGAGGCCCAGTCATGA
- the nthB gene encoding nitrile hydratase subunit beta — protein MNGGQDLGGQMGFGPVRPEPNEPIFHGDWEKRVLALNVAAGAMGQWSIDESRHARESIPPADYLSFSYYQIWLAGLQNLLLQHGFVTRDELTEGKPSAPPRPPKRVLKGEDVPAVLRRGFPYERQAQAPAKFSIGDSVRTTVIHPQHHTRLPRYARGKLGVIERVSGCHVFPDTGAQGQPETAQWLYTVVFTGPELWGRDADPTTRVSIEAWESYLEPA, from the coding sequence ATGAATGGCGGGCAGGATCTCGGCGGCCAGATGGGTTTTGGCCCGGTCAGGCCCGAGCCGAACGAGCCGATCTTCCATGGCGACTGGGAAAAGCGCGTGCTGGCGCTCAACGTCGCCGCCGGCGCGATGGGGCAGTGGAGCATCGACGAAAGCCGGCATGCCCGCGAGAGCATTCCCCCGGCCGATTATCTCTCCTTCTCCTATTACCAGATCTGGCTCGCGGGCTTGCAGAACCTGCTGCTGCAGCATGGCTTCGTCACACGGGACGAGCTCACCGAGGGCAAACCCTCCGCACCGCCAAGGCCGCCCAAGCGCGTGCTGAAGGGCGAGGACGTCCCTGCCGTGCTGCGGCGTGGTTTTCCCTATGAGCGCCAAGCGCAGGCGCCGGCGAAATTCAGCATCGGCGACAGCGTCCGCACCACCGTGATCCATCCGCAGCACCATACCCGCCTGCCGCGCTATGCCCGGGGCAAGCTGGGAGTGATCGAGCGCGTCAGCGGCTGCCATGTCTTCCCCGACACCGGGGCGCAGGGCCAGCCCGAGACGGCGCAATGGCTCTATACCGTGGTCTTCACCGGCCCGGAGCTATGGGGCCGCGATGCCGACCCGACCACGCGCGTCAGCATCGAGGCCTGGGAGAGCTATCTTGAGCCAGCCTGA
- a CDS encoding nitrile hydratase accessory protein — MSQPDLIAALAADTPIPRDTEGPVFAEPWQAQAFALVVALQNKGVFTAEEWAQALGAEIAEAVAEGGCRDGSDYYERWCEALEHLLIEKGLTSHAGVDALAASWARAAEATPHGKPIVLENDPERGR; from the coding sequence TTGAGCCAGCCTGATCTCATCGCCGCGCTGGCAGCCGATACGCCGATCCCGCGCGACACTGAGGGCCCGGTCTTCGCCGAGCCCTGGCAGGCGCAGGCCTTCGCATTGGTCGTCGCGCTGCAGAACAAGGGCGTCTTCACGGCCGAGGAATGGGCGCAGGCGCTGGGCGCCGAAATCGCCGAGGCGGTGGCGGAAGGCGGCTGCCGCGACGGCTCGGATTACTATGAGCGCTGGTGCGAGGCGCTGGAACACCTGCTGATCGAAAAAGGCCTGACCTCGCATGCGGGGGTCGATGCGCTCGCCGCCTCCTGGGCGCGCGCGGCGGAGGCGACACCACATGGCAAGCCGATCGTGCTGGAGAACGATCCGGAGCGGGGGCGGTAG
- a CDS encoding DUF6454 family protein — MKTAFAGLLGAAAIALAYPTQAADPALNTLVPKLTRATQWKQTAAIPIQFPTFHPQGMLKIGDAFFVSSVDIRKATTRYPALQDGYDRDTGEGVGHLFKIDADGKLLQDITLGEGSVYHPGGMDFDGKDIWVPVAEYRPNSQSIVYKVDPATMKATVVFRFKDHVGGIAHNTDDKSLHGVSWGSRRFYAWPLDGAGKVTNAATPPEQLRVINPALYIDYQDCHFIGMSRMLCSGLNNYRASPDGPIFRLGGFEIVDLKDNRPIYQVPVELWSPSGLPMTQNPFWVEPMEQGVRAYFMPDDDKSTLFVYEAATK, encoded by the coding sequence ATGAAAACCGCCTTTGCAGGGCTACTCGGCGCAGCCGCCATCGCGCTCGCATATCCAACGCAAGCCGCCGATCCGGCGCTCAACACACTGGTCCCTAAACTGACGCGCGCGACGCAATGGAAGCAGACCGCCGCGATCCCGATCCAGTTCCCGACTTTTCATCCGCAAGGCATGTTGAAGATCGGCGACGCCTTCTTCGTCTCTTCCGTCGATATCCGGAAGGCGACGACCCGCTATCCGGCCCTCCAGGACGGCTATGATCGCGATACCGGCGAAGGCGTCGGCCATCTTTTCAAGATCGACGCCGACGGCAAGCTGCTCCAGGACATCACGCTGGGCGAAGGATCGGTCTATCATCCCGGCGGCATGGATTTCGACGGGAAAGACATCTGGGTTCCCGTTGCCGAGTACCGGCCCAACAGCCAGTCGATCGTCTACAAGGTCGACCCCGCGACGATGAAGGCGACCGTGGTATTCCGCTTCAAGGATCATGTCGGTGGCATCGCCCATAATACGGACGACAAGTCGCTGCACGGGGTCAGCTGGGGCTCGCGCCGCTTCTACGCCTGGCCGCTCGACGGGGCGGGCAAAGTGACCAACGCGGCAACACCGCCGGAGCAGCTCCGCGTCATCAACCCCGCGCTCTATATCGACTATCAGGATTGCCATTTCATCGGCATGAGCCGGATGCTCTGCTCCGGGCTCAACAACTACCGTGCCTCGCCGGATGGGCCGATTTTCCGCCTCGGTGGCTTCGAGATCGTCGATCTCAAGGACAACCGGCCCATCTATCAGGTGCCGGTCGAACTCTGGTCGCCATCGGGGCTGCCGATGACGCAGAACCCGTTCTGGGTCGAGCCGATGGAGCAGGGCGTGCGGGCCTATTTCATGCCCGATGACGACAAATCGACACTGTTCGTCTACGAGGCCGCGACGAAATAG
- a CDS encoding methyl-accepting chemotaxis protein — MLVAIAVGLNPVPGAVMIFPSSIRQYLLATMAAVCLPGLGTLGYLAYDAVIDMRANQRLAGLVEADRALLLTGNAIRSDRGKAQTSLQANDDAGATIRSIVETSRSQIATAVAKLEAVDLAERSAHSAAILQAEKAMQGKIPDLDAEAAKPRAQRSLAATMPWYNAVGAIEAALTKASDAASLAVRLADPALAELQAFKAASWSLRSNYGTQCSLLRAPLGSGQALTPPQWKQFGELRGASNAAQSQLGQLATRAGISPELARKVGVATGEVATANQAMDQLVGKLGQGAGAVIGAEDWTAMCNGPFTAIVGAVAQSLDEMRSTTTAQSNHALTRLALIAGLLVALLALCAASWRGIQKRIANPLTGMNVALARMQAGDIDEAVPAAPCPDEVGALGNALEAYRENLVKVRALEEQERIASAARLARAQSMEAVVSDVGDVVAAAASGDFSARLQIEHADEQMQKLVAGINEINAVVDSATSEFAAALHAVAGGDLTSRIETAYRGKFAELKGAINETVDRLSTTVRTIQTTSADVGLAAREITMGADDLSKRTEEQASSLEETAATTEELAASVKASAQASKNAAAIATEAMQAAQSGGVIAGQAVDAMARIESASQKISDIIRVIDDIAFQTNLLALNAAVEAARAGDAGKGFAVVASEVRTLAQRSSAAAKDISGLISSSNMEVDAGVKLVRQAGDALTQILAASQKVAATIAEISAASGEQANGIDEMSQAVAHLDEMTQANAALSEQSAASAGSLSGRIVQLNDLVAAFRTGPEGATASSANYTPAPVRATASGTASEPERLRKLAEAAFGQSRAEAPARPAPAKKVVNSRANDAGWEEF; from the coding sequence GTGCTGGTGGCGATCGCTGTCGGGCTGAACCCTGTTCCAGGTGCTGTGATGATCTTTCCGAGTTCCATTCGGCAGTACCTCCTGGCGACCATGGCTGCTGTCTGCCTGCCGGGCCTCGGTACGCTCGGCTACCTTGCCTATGATGCCGTCATCGACATGCGCGCGAACCAACGGCTGGCCGGCCTGGTCGAGGCGGATCGCGCCTTGCTGCTCACGGGCAACGCAATTCGCTCCGATCGCGGCAAGGCCCAGACGAGCCTGCAGGCCAATGACGATGCCGGCGCGACGATTCGTTCGATCGTGGAGACATCGCGAAGCCAGATCGCGACAGCCGTGGCGAAGCTCGAAGCCGTCGATCTGGCGGAGCGTTCGGCACATTCTGCTGCCATCCTGCAGGCTGAAAAGGCGATGCAGGGCAAGATTCCCGATCTGGACGCCGAGGCGGCAAAGCCCCGGGCGCAGCGTAGCCTGGCCGCGACCATGCCCTGGTACAATGCCGTCGGCGCCATCGAGGCCGCGCTGACCAAAGCCTCCGATGCGGCGTCGCTCGCCGTTCGCCTGGCCGATCCTGCGCTCGCGGAGCTTCAGGCATTCAAGGCCGCCTCCTGGTCCTTGCGCTCGAACTACGGAACGCAATGCTCGTTGCTGCGTGCGCCGCTGGGCTCCGGCCAGGCACTGACCCCGCCACAATGGAAACAGTTCGGCGAATTGCGCGGCGCCAGCAACGCGGCGCAGAGCCAGTTGGGGCAACTCGCCACGCGCGCCGGCATCTCGCCCGAGCTTGCGCGCAAGGTCGGCGTTGCGACCGGCGAAGTTGCTACTGCAAACCAGGCAATGGACCAGCTTGTCGGCAAACTGGGCCAGGGCGCAGGTGCCGTCATCGGCGCCGAGGACTGGACCGCAATGTGCAACGGGCCCTTCACTGCCATCGTTGGCGCGGTTGCCCAATCGCTGGACGAGATGCGATCGACGACCACGGCGCAGAGCAATCATGCCCTGACCCGGCTGGCCCTGATCGCTGGTCTGCTTGTCGCGCTGCTGGCCCTGTGCGCGGCAAGCTGGCGTGGCATCCAGAAGCGCATTGCGAACCCGCTGACCGGCATGAATGTCGCGCTTGCGCGCATGCAGGCTGGCGACATCGATGAGGCTGTTCCCGCCGCGCCCTGTCCCGACGAAGTCGGGGCGCTTGGCAACGCACTTGAGGCCTATCGCGAAAATCTGGTCAAGGTTCGGGCTCTGGAAGAGCAGGAGCGTATCGCCTCCGCCGCTCGCCTGGCGCGGGCGCAGTCGATGGAGGCTGTGGTCTCCGATGTCGGCGATGTGGTTGCGGCCGCCGCGTCGGGTGATTTCTCGGCGCGTCTGCAGATCGAGCATGCCGACGAGCAGATGCAGAAGCTCGTCGCGGGGATCAACGAGATCAATGCCGTGGTCGACAGCGCCACATCCGAATTCGCGGCCGCCCTGCACGCGGTTGCGGGTGGCGATCTGACCTCCCGGATCGAGACCGCCTATCGCGGCAAGTTCGCCGAACTCAAGGGCGCGATCAACGAGACGGTCGACCGCCTGTCCACGACGGTGCGCACGATCCAGACGACCTCGGCCGATGTGGGCTTAGCCGCCCGCGAGATCACCATGGGCGCCGACGACCTGTCGAAGCGCACGGAAGAGCAGGCGAGCTCGCTGGAGGAGACCGCGGCCACGACCGAGGAGCTCGCAGCCTCGGTGAAGGCCTCGGCCCAGGCCTCGAAGAACGCCGCCGCGATCGCGACAGAGGCGATGCAGGCAGCCCAGTCGGGCGGCGTGATCGCCGGTCAGGCAGTCGATGCCATGGCGCGGATCGAGAGCGCCTCGCAGAAGATCTCCGACATCATCCGGGTGATCGACGACATCGCCTTCCAGACCAATCTCCTGGCGCTGAATGCGGCGGTGGAAGCCGCGCGTGCCGGCGATGCCGGCAAGGGCTTTGCCGTCGTCGCCTCGGAGGTCCGCACGCTGGCGCAGCGTTCAAGCGCCGCCGCCAAGGATATCTCCGGCCTGATCTCGTCCTCCAACATGGAGGTCGATGCCGGCGTCAAGCTGGTGCGCCAGGCCGGCGACGCCCTGACCCAGATCCTGGCGGCCTCGCAGAAGGTCGCGGCCACCATCGCCGAGATCTCGGCGGCGTCTGGCGAACAGGCCAACGGCATCGACGAGATGAGCCAGGCCGTCGCCCATCTCGACGAGATGACGCAGGCCAATGCCGCGCTCTCCGAACAAAGCGCGGCCTCGGCCGGTTCGCTCTCGGGCCGCATCGTCCAGCTCAACGACCTCGTCGCCGCCTTCAGGACGGGTCCTGAGGGCGCGACCGCCTCATCGGCCAATTACACCCCGGCCCCAGTGAGGGCTACAGCGTCCGGCACGGCTTCCGAGCCCGAGCGCCTGCGTAAGCTCGCCGAAGCCGCCTTCGGGCAATCCCGAGCGGAAGCTCCAGCCAGACCCGCTCCGGCGAAGAAAGTCGTCAACAGCCGCGCCAACGACGCGGGCTGGGAAGAGTTCTGA
- a CDS encoding nickel/cobalt transporter, with product MSLTPSQSTPLAWPSLSRRLIVVVVTLALVAGVLALLAQFVTSLSPVPPPPPRNPFGGAMPREALPSTTGIGGLLLAWQSSFYRELTAALKAIHQSPAALWSLMALAFGYGVFHAAGPGHGKAVISGYIVADNRSLRRGLGLSFAAAILQALVAITLVATLTLALRATAQTMTTAADMVEQASFALVALVGLFVLWRKAGALLALGHGAQAHDPTCDHVHMPGPDEISRLKSWREMAGVVFAAGLRPCAGALIILVFSASQGLLWAGIAAAFAMALGTALTTGALAALAVFFKFAALKFAGGGTLRGARLIAGLELLAAGFVAVLGAALFFGLWAAGAGS from the coding sequence ATGTCCCTGACCCCGTCGCAATCGACACCGCTCGCCTGGCCTTCGCTGTCGCGCCGGTTGATCGTCGTCGTGGTCACGCTGGCGCTGGTCGCAGGCGTCCTGGCGCTGCTGGCGCAGTTCGTCACGAGCCTGAGCCCGGTGCCGCCACCGCCGCCGCGCAATCCCTTCGGCGGCGCGATGCCGCGCGAGGCGCTGCCCTCGACGACCGGGATCGGCGGCTTGCTGCTGGCCTGGCAATCGTCCTTCTACCGCGAATTGACGGCGGCGCTGAAGGCGATCCATCAGAGCCCGGCCGCGCTCTGGAGCCTGATGGCGCTGGCCTTCGGTTATGGCGTCTTCCACGCCGCCGGCCCCGGCCATGGCAAGGCGGTGATCTCGGGCTATATCGTCGCCGATAATCGCAGCCTGCGCCGGGGGCTGGGCCTGAGCTTCGCGGCGGCGATCCTGCAGGCGCTCGTCGCCATCACGCTGGTCGCCACGCTGACGCTGGCCTTGAGGGCGACGGCGCAAACCATGACCACCGCGGCCGACATGGTCGAGCAGGCGAGCTTCGCGCTGGTCGCGCTCGTCGGCCTCTTCGTGCTCTGGCGCAAGGCCGGGGCGCTGCTGGCGCTCGGCCATGGCGCGCAGGCGCATGACCCGACCTGCGACCATGTCCATATGCCGGGTCCCGACGAGATCTCGCGTCTCAAGAGCTGGCGCGAGATGGCGGGCGTGGTCTTCGCGGCGGGCCTGCGCCCTTGCGCGGGGGCGCTGATCATCCTGGTCTTCTCGGCCTCGCAAGGCCTGCTCTGGGCCGGCATCGCCGCGGCCTTCGCCATGGCGCTCGGCACGGCGCTGACGACGGGAGCGCTTGCCGCGCTCGCCGTCTTCTTCAAATTCGCGGCGCTCAAATTCGCCGGCGGCGGCACCTTGCGCGGCGCCCGGCTGATCGCCGGGCTGGAGCTTCTGGCCGCGGGCTTTGTCGCCGTGCTGGGCGCGGCGCTGTTCTTCGGGCTCTGGGCGGCAGGGGCGGGGAGTTAG
- a CDS encoding DUF1007 family protein, which produces MKRRAITAALLVALGWWAVLSTPASAHPHVFVSARAEIVFGPDGAVTALKHIWSFDEAYSAYITQGLDKNGDGKLTPDELVDLAKVNMESLPEVGFFTTAKANGKAQEFGEPTEASLSFENKILTLTYTLPLKTPIKSVRSVGLEIGDPTYFVAFDIIDAPDAVITRDAPKGCVVRVARPPKLDAATQLKLAQEDITATPDMSGFQVTTRALVACP; this is translated from the coding sequence TTGAAGCGCCGCGCCATTACCGCCGCCTTGCTCGTGGCCCTGGGCTGGTGGGCCGTCCTCTCCACCCCGGCGAGCGCGCATCCGCATGTCTTCGTCTCGGCGCGCGCCGAGATCGTCTTCGGTCCCGACGGCGCGGTGACGGCGCTGAAGCACATCTGGAGCTTCGACGAGGCCTATTCCGCCTATATCACGCAAGGGCTCGACAAGAACGGCGACGGCAAGCTGACTCCCGACGAATTGGTCGACCTTGCCAAGGTCAATATGGAGTCGCTGCCCGAGGTCGGCTTCTTCACCACCGCCAAGGCCAATGGCAAGGCGCAGGAGTTCGGGGAGCCGACCGAGGCGAGCCTATCCTTCGAGAACAAGATCCTGACTCTGACCTACACCTTGCCGCTGAAGACGCCGATCAAATCGGTCCGCTCGGTCGGGCTTGAGATCGGCGATCCCACCTATTTCGTCGCCTTCGACATCATCGATGCGCCCGACGCCGTGATCACACGGGATGCGCCCAAGGGCTGCGTCGTGCGGGTCGCACGTCCGCCCAAGCTCGATGCGGCCACCCAGCTCAAGCTGGCGCAGGAGGACATCACCGCCACGCCGGATATGAGCGGCTTCCAGGTGACGACCCGCGCGCTGGTCGCATGTCCTTGA